Below is a genomic region from Prolixibacteraceae bacterium.
TATGGATGTTATTTTATTAGAAAAATATAAGCGGGGTTTTAAGGCGTTAGAAAAGGTTGTTCAGGAGTCTATTGCAAAAATAGGCAGATCTAAGTACCCTGAATTAAAGTCCTTTTTGTTGAATGTGATGGATAATATTGAAGATATTGTTATTCAGGATAATAAAGTTCAATATATAGAAACAGAAGATCCTCATAATCCTAAAGTTATTGAACAGCTTGCATCGGGTAATCGAATGATTCTCACATGGATAGGGGATATGTTGATTCGGTTGGATTTCTTTTCTGTGGATAAAATGGAGAATATTTATGGCGTGGTTGTTATTGATGAGTTTGACTTGCATTTACATCCTAAATGGCAAAAGAGGTTACCACAAATACTATCAGATCAATTTCCCAATATTCAGTTTATAGCATCTACCCACAGCCCTGTGGCATTGTTAGGAGCTCCAGAACATAGTGTTTTTTTGAGTGTTAAAAGAACGGAAGAGGAGGGCATTACTGTTCATCGTTGGGATGATAAATTTGACATACAGAAGATGCTTCCGAATGCGATTCTGAATTCTCCGATGTTTGACTTAGACGATATTTTGTCTTCTTCAGTGAATTCTGATGAAGTGATGACACAAGATGACTTCAAGGAGGCGATTTATCATGAAGTATTAGAGCGTAAGATGCAAGAGTATATCGATAACCAGCAGTCGTAGTTATGATTCATTGGAAGCGGAAAGATTTTAGGCAGCCCCCAAAGAAATTAGATACGCAAGGGTGTTATAAGCAAATAGAAAAGGCAGTAAAACAAAAAGATGGAGGGAAATATACAAATTCCTATTATCGATGTGATGGGGTGTTGGATGCTTTACGAGCCTATTCAATTTGTAAGAGGAGTTTTGATCCGAATAAAGACCAACCAAAGTGTTACTATTGTGAAAGTACTGGTGAACAGGGGGCTGCGTTACAAGTGGAGCATTATAGACCGAAAGCTAAGGTGATTGATGATAATAGCCCCTCTGAGGATGGATATTATTGGCTCGGAAACGAGTGGAGTAATTTATTGTTGGCTTGTTCGAAGTGTAATGACCGTTCTGCAAAAGGAAATAAGTTTCCTATATTGGGAGCAAGAGTGATGGATCACGATCCTATCCGTACAACATCATCTGGCAAATTTGAATACGATAGATCGGATTGTTTAATTAATAGTCAGATGTTATCTGCAGAGCAGCCTTTGCTATTGAATCCAGAGATAGATAGTATTATTGGTCGATTCTCATTTGGTAAAGATGGACAAATATATGGTCATGATGATCGAGCGAAGGAGACTATTAAGATTTGCAATTTGAATCGAAAGCCTTTGGTTGTCGCGAGGAAGAAAATATATGATGAATTAAAAGAGAAAGTTAAAATGATTGTGATATCACATATCGAAAGACCAAACATATACCCACTTGCTACTCTTAAAGATATGCTATCAGGTACTTGTAAAGAAATCCATAATGCAATGATAGCAGAAAAACCTTATTCTTTATATGCTCATTACTTCAATTCACATTATCAAGAGTTCTTTTTGACTGAATTACCTATGTCTTTCCGAAAGGTGTTTAGAGAATGTTTTGCTTCTATGAAATAATGAATTTAACGATACCTAAATAACGATTATAACTGCTTTTCAATGACTGAATTTAAAATAGGCTTGGTTTGTATTATAGGAAATGTGCTTTTCCTTATAGGATATTCTATCTATTACTTTTATACACAAAGGAAGAATAAAAATAAGAAAGAAGGATCAGGTCAAGGTTTAAAGGAAAAAGAAGTAAAGATCTGGATATGTATGTTCCCCGTATTATTTACTCTTGTAATGGGAATTTGGGGGTATTGTAGTTTAGGAGAGGTTATCCCTGATTCAGAAAGTAATGAAGTGCGATTTTATGCATTGATGGTAAATAAAGGCCTGTGGACCTATATTACCCCTCATTTAACTGCATGTGTTGGTTACGTGACTTTTTGGGCTTTCTGGGCACAGATGGAAGCCAATAAGATACAGCAACAAGGATTAAAGATTCAACAAAGACAATATACTATAGATCAGATTGAAAGCACTTTCTTTCGCATGCTAGAATTGCATCGTGATAATGTGCAAAATATGAAATTAAATTTACAAGAAAAAGGAATCTACAGTGGCGAAGAATTTATTTCAAAATGTTTAAACCTAATATTAGATGCGATAAAACACATATATGAGCTTAAATCTAATGTGAGTACTAAAGATGAAAATTATGCTATTGTTACTGTTTATAAATTATTCGTGTATAAACAATTTAATTTATGGGCTAAAGAATACGATGTTGACATAGATCGAGAGCTCGAGTATCCATATACTTTATCAGATGTCGAGAATTTGGTTTTTCGGATTAAAGAAGAATTATTTGTAGACATTCATAATGAATTACGAAAATATTTTGTTCATCTATATCAAATAGTTGTTATGATTGATAAAGATAAACACTTAACTGATAAAGAGAAGTGGAAGTATCTTCATATTTTAAGAGCACAGTTAAGTCCTAAAGAGCAGTTGCTAATCTTCTACAACTGGTATACGGGATATGTAGAAAGAAAAGGATATGGCTTAGATTGGGAAAATAATGAGAATCAATTTCTTACCAAGTGGCAGATGGTAAAGCATTATAGTCGTAGACATTCAGATGATAAGCTTGAGAGTGATCTAGGTGAAAATGTTATTGGTGAAGATGATATTTTGAGTAAAATCCTTCGTGGAAAAGATCCTGAATTTGATATGTTTGGAAATATGATATGAAAAGGCAGGTCATTTGAAGTATGTATAATCCACAGATACCCCGAAGGGTGACTGTGTATTATACATGGATTTTAGGAAGTAAGCATAGTTAAGTTAGCTTCAGATATTTGCGCTTGTGTTATGAAATAATAAGAACAGATGTATTTACAGGTTATACTAGCGGTTGAAATACAAGTGTAGGTCGTTATTTCTTGATGATTTTTTTAATGGTACTCTTTTGATCGATTGTTGTTATTTTCAATATATAATTCCCCGTAATAAGGTTCGAAATATCTACTTGGATCGATTTTGATTGTTTTGGCTGTACCTGTCTTACAATTTCACCAAGATTGGAATATATTGTTAATGTTTGAATTTCAGTATAATGATTTTCAATGTGGATATAATCCTCTGTTGGGTTTGGGTAAACAGTTACAGTACTTTCAACTTTTAAATTGTTTTCTATATCTGTTGGTACTTTTAAAGCTGGGTATTCGATAATAGGAAATTGTTTTAAAAATGTCCAGATGTCATTCCATTGTCCTGGTTCTCCGCTACCCCATTGAATAAGTGTAATTGCAAGTGCATCCTGATCGCCATAATTGTCGGGTTCTATGGAGCTGGGAAAATCTAATGAAGCCCCCCAGTTATTATATAGACCATCTACAGCATTACCCGGAGCAGGTGGATTTGTTGTTGATATTATTTCTCCTTGTTGGAAAAATTGTGTGCCTGTTCCATCGTTGTCTCCGTCCCATATCCAAACACCTTCTTCATTGATGTCATTCGCACCTAACCATAAGCTTGATTCCCATTCTACTTGACTAAAGTCAAGGGGCATATTAGAAATGGCATTATAGATCGCTTCTTGTTCTTCTTGTGAGTTTATTTCCGCAAGCTTCCCTCCTCTAGATACTGCAAGTTCGGCTGCTTCTGCCCAAGGAATAGCTGTTTCGATAACTTCATAAGTTCTTCCATTATATACAAATGAATGGACTGTAGGTGTCGTGTCTTGTCCATGCACAATGAATGAGACAAATAGAATTAAGATAATGGTAAAAGATTTTGTCATAGCATTAGTATTATATGTTATTAGATACTCGTTAAGCATATTGAGCATTACCAATGTAAAGGGCGCAAATTATTACTTTGTAGTTATAGTTTTATTGCTGTAATTGCTAGGCGCAATATAGTTGGAATTTTATGTTTTACATAATACATGTAACTCATATGCATTAGTTTTAAATGTTTTTAGTAGTTGTGATGCTTTATGTTTAATAAGTGTTTGGAGAATATAATATATAAGATCGATAAGGTTGTTGTCTAGTGTTTTAGAGAAGTGATTACAATATAAGAGGAGAGACTTTCTCCCCTCTTATATTGTAATAATTTAGTTTGTTAATACTTTCATAACTCTCTTTTTGTCTTTCCATGAAGTTACAAAACGGTTCAACTGTTTAAAGTTACAATTCGTATGTCTGTTGGTCTCAACTATAATAGGTGTCGTTTTGTAGAAGTATTGTGAGAAGAAATCAAAATAATAGTTGCTGATAATGTCAGAGGAGTAATTATTTTCTAGCTTCTTGGCCTTCTTGAATTCGGTTTTAGTCAAAGGTTTATTGATGCACTCTTCTACAACTCGAATGATTTGGTCTCTATTTTTTGATTGAGATCGTACCGTAATATCGATATCTCCTGATTGTTCGATGTAGGAACTTTGTGTGGAAACGTTCACGGCATAAGTTATTTGACGTTTGGTTCTAAGTTCATTACTAAGTCTGTCGTGAAGGATGGTTCGATAATAGAAGTTGAGTAGTTTAATATTTTGGCGTGAATATTTGAAGGGTATGCGAATACAGTATTGTAATTTAAACTCTTTGTTTTGTGCATTTACTCGCCTTACCACTTTGTTCCTTGGGGAGAAAATATCGAATGTTCTATGTACTATATTATCATTTGTCGTTAATGCTTTAGGAATCGCACAGAGGTTTTCTTCGATGCTCTCTTCTACCTGATCAGGATCTAGGGTTCCACATATCATTAGTTTAAAAGAGGCAAGGTTAGAATAATAACTCTTGTATCTGTGAAGGAACTCCTCATATGAAAAATCATGTAATATTTGTTCATTAAATACAAGATGAGTATCTGTGAGGCTATCTACTAGATAATTTGTGTACGCGTTGAAGCGTTTTAAAGCGTCTGTTTTCTTATATATATACTTCTGTTTTTCACGTTGGAATGTCTCTTTATCTATGGTGCTCAAACTGCTTCTTTCAAGAAGATGTTTGAATATTAGGTCGCAGGAGCCTTTCTTCTCTCCATCTATTGTGATGTAATTTGGGGTGATACTATACATTACTTTGGGACGAATTGAATTTAATGTGTTGGTATAATATTCTTCATTAGGCATCCCCACGTAGTGGTTTATCATATATGCAATAAATAGATCCAGCGAGGTGTTATATGATTTTTTGTATGCATTAAAATGGAACTCATCAAATGGCATATCGATTTTCTGATATGATATTTCCATTTGATTACTTAGTTGCCAAGTTGTCATATGCGCCTCTTTATTCTCTTGTTTGGAGATAATTTCCCCCTTAGCTAATGTGTCGACCACATTCTTATATGTCTTTACAGTGGTGCTAATTTGTGATGATGGTTGGTCTTTAGATAAGTAGAAATTACTAATAAAATTTAAGTTCGGGTTGCTCGCTTTTGACCCTTGATGTATAAGGTATATTGGAGATTGTTTGGTCTGGGCCTTAAATAATTCATT
It encodes:
- a CDS encoding insulinase family protein, coding for MKKKILFFSLLILILIAVVAYLNDPAKQTSIRTDKKISYEIIQRGYSFHNNTIAVIFDKGANFESKDQIGLTHCMEHLMFKGTKHFPNDSILKYIRSQGGKLGITCNAYTSRDYVVVYFEKIKNKNKDIPDAYFEYIKDILDHQLTLNSEDLKTEKNVITEEFNRYNNEESKTASIINNWIFGNSKHHNTRVLGDYNQIQQFNTYNITNYYHHWLDHSNIKIVALGDLNIEKTLQKMKKYFGKDTTSLIKNHKEEIKTNRYTSHPVQTNEIYTILDDYQIQLILPSLNNETAPSFENISQNKMIQILLSNRFIKIKEILSDYCSHFDIQSYSTLLQSQQLIITYLPLKNQPINIHKEILLHIRNLYQDGFTKDEISKAKEELTSQYNTKRYKQDIEWIFEITSYFKTQIAYDTSPYIPWWSNKYTDKKINELFKAQTKQSPIYLIHQGSKASNPNLNFISNFYLSKDQPSSQISTTVKTYKNVVDTLAKGEIISKQENKEAHMTTWQLSNQMEISYQKIDMPFDEFHFNAYKKSYNTSLDLFIAYMINHYVGMPNEEYYTNTLNSIRPKVMYSITPNYITIDGEKKGSCDLIFKHLLERSSLSTIDKETFQREKQKYIYKKTDALKRFNAYTNYLVDSLTDTHLVFNEQILHDFSYEEFLHRYKSYYSNLASFKLMICGTLDPDQVEESIEENLCAIPKALTTNDNIVHRTFDIFSPRNKVVRRVNAQNKEFKLQYCIRIPFKYSRQNIKLLNFYYRTILHDRLSNELRTKRQITYAVNVSTQSSYIEQSGDIDITVRSQSKNRDQIIRVVEECINKPLTKTEFKKAKKLENNYSSDIISNYYFDFFSQYFYKTTPIIVETNRHTNCNFKQLNRFVTSWKDKKRVMKVLTN
- a CDS encoding T9SS type A sorting domain-containing protein is translated as MTKSFTIILILFVSFIVHGQDTTPTVHSFVYNGRTYEVIETAIPWAEAAELAVSRGGKLAEINSQEEQEAIYNAISNMPLDFSQVEWESSLWLGANDINEEGVWIWDGDNDGTGTQFFQQGEIISTTNPPAPGNAVDGLYNNWGASLDFPSSIEPDNYGDQDALAITLIQWGSGEPGQWNDIWTFLKQFPIIEYPALKVPTDIENNLKVESTVTVYPNPTEDYIHIENHYTEIQTLTIYSNLGEIVRQVQPKQSKSIQVDISNLITGNYILKITTIDQKSTIKKIIKK
- a CDS encoding putative phage abortive infection protein, translating into MTEFKIGLVCIIGNVLFLIGYSIYYFYTQRKNKNKKEGSGQGLKEKEVKIWICMFPVLFTLVMGIWGYCSLGEVIPDSESNEVRFYALMVNKGLWTYITPHLTACVGYVTFWAFWAQMEANKIQQQGLKIQQRQYTIDQIESTFFRMLELHRDNVQNMKLNLQEKGIYSGEEFISKCLNLILDAIKHIYELKSNVSTKDENYAIVTVYKLFVYKQFNLWAKEYDVDIDRELEYPYTLSDVENLVFRIKEELFVDIHNELRKYFVHLYQIVVMIDKDKHLTDKEKWKYLHILRAQLSPKEQLLIFYNWYTGYVERKGYGLDWENNENQFLTKWQMVKHYSRRHSDDKLESDLGENVIGEDDILSKILRGKDPEFDMFGNMI
- a CDS encoding AAA family ATPase, encoding MESKVEQYLPTSVHSFSVSNFQGIKDAELSDLPADARWILLTGENGYGKTSILRAITIALYGRLDPMEGSRELGPESMKVELKVNLNNQKGEEILIRTVTEKDGDGISFEVPVVAYGPVRIPSGKSSNVSGSNVKSLFSSDGDLFHNVESELVNLFRDEEVSYEKSKSTVLNTFSTVILFGLDEYPEIKDACKGIKDELEGDAFFEQFLSITSKVDAILDSSDMDVILLEKYKRGFKALEKVVQESIAKIGRSKYPELKSFLLNVMDNIEDIVIQDNKVQYIETEDPHNPKVIEQLASGNRMILTWIGDMLIRLDFFSVDKMENIYGVVVIDEFDLHLHPKWQKRLPQILSDQFPNIQFIASTHSPVALLGAPEHSVFLSVKRTEEEGITVHRWDDKFDIQKMLPNAILNSPMFDLDDILSSSVNSDEVMTQDDFKEAIYHEVLERKMQEYIDNQQS